Sequence from the uncultured Flavobacterium sp. genome:
TATTAATCGCTGTAAAAAAACCTGCAGCGCCTCCGCCAACAATAATTATGTCGAAATTTTTAATCATATTTTTATTTACGACGTCAAAATATCTTTGTCAAAGTTTAAAACTTTGACAAAGATTCGGACAGTCGATTTTATAGTTTATCCGGAAAATCAGAGATAATTCCGTCTACGTTGTAGCTTTTTATTTTTTGAATGTCTTCTGCTGTATTTACTGTCCACGGCAAAACCTGAAATCCTTTTTCTTGTATTTTTTTGGTGTTTTCCAAAGTCAACAATTGATAATCAGGATTGATGGCGCTTGCTTTTATTCCTTCGGCGAAAGCCAAAGCTTTATCCAGATCTTCCTCTGTCAAAACTCCAATGGCAATTTTTGGATTTAGATTGTGAACTTCCTCTAAAAAAATCCATTCAAAACTTGAAATAATAAAATTTTCATAATTCCAGTTTTTATCCGAAATATATTCTTCAATCAAGGCCACAACTTTACTTGCTGTTCCGACACCTTTTAACTCGACATTGATTAGACATTTTTTGTCTATCAAATCAAAAACTTCAATTAAAGTTGGAATTTCGAGTTTGCCGTCAATCAAAAACGATTTCAATTCGGACAAAGATAATGTATTTACAAAGCCTTTCCCGTTCGTAGTTCTGTCGATGGTTTCGTCGTGAATAACCACGATATGTCCGTCAGCGCTTAAGTGAACATCGAGTTCGATTCCGTCAGCATTTAATTCTAATGCTTTTTGGAAAGCTTTTAAAGTATTCTCGGGTTCGTATCCGGCACCGCGATGTCCTATTTTTAGCATAATTTGAAGGATTTAACCGCAAAGGTCGCAAAAAATAGATTTGCTATGTGTAGTTTTACCGCAAAGTGCGCAAAGTTTTTTGTGTAAGTGATTTTATAAAACACAAAGTTCGCAAAGCTTTGTGTTGATTTAGCTTTGCGAACTTTGCGTTTATTAAGATATTACCAGATAAAATCCTTGCGAGCTTTGCGGTTAAATTTTTTCCAATAAAACAACATCAAAATCACTATCAATAGTAACTTTTCCATCTATAACTTCAGCTTCCTGATTAGAATAAGTATCTCTTAATTTTGTTCCGTTTTGGAAGATAGAATTAACGGGAAGTTCTTTTTTGCCTTTCGGTAAATCTAGACCAATAACGACTTTATCTTCGAAAGTTTCTTTGCTAAATCTTCTCGAAAAAACATAAGGTTCGCTACTAATCTGAGTATGAATTCCGGCACCAACTGCTGGATGATTTCGTCTAAATTGCCCTAATTTCTGCCAATGCAAAAGTGTTTTTTGTACTTCAGAATTATTCTGAATATCATCCCAATTCATGTTTGAACGTAATGTCGCATCGCCTTGTGTGCCTTCAATAACCAAAGATCTGCTAGATTCATCACCATAATAAACCTGAGACATTCCAGGTGAAAGCAATAATTTAGTTCCGGCTTCGATACCTTTTACTCTGTTTGCATCAAAAGGTTGTCCATCATCGTGTGACGACATATAATTTAAAACCGAATATCCTTTTAAGTCATTGTTTAAAGCATTTGAATATTTCGAAAATAAACCTTCATAATTATTCTGAGCAGCATTCCATTTAAATTCAAAATTGATCATGCTATTAAAACCATTCTGAAAGTAATTTACTTTTCGATCTCCAAAATCATAATCTTGTCCGCCGCTGATTCCGTAACCGTAAACTTCGGCAATTGTATAAAATGGGTTTTGATCTAAAACTTCTTTTGGATGGTTTTTCTTCCAGGTTTCGAAAGCGTAATCACATTCTTTTTTAAAGTCAGACCAAACGTTTTCATCTGTATGTTTTACAGTATCTCCGCGATAACCATCAACGCCAAATTCGGTAATATAATCGGTTAGCCATTTTATGATGTAATATTTAGGCGTTCTTGGATAATTTGTTCTTTTGAAAAACTCATCCAATGAAGCAATTTCTTTCTCATATCGACCTTCTTTTTTCCATTTTTCGATTAAAAAAGGAGGTAATTCTACTTCTTGCGTACTCTCAGTTCTCACATCCGGAAGATTCTCTACCAAAGTACACATCGTAGTATTTTCGAATGATTTATAGTCGCAAACAACACCAGTTCGAACCCAGTCTGAAGGCCAAACAGGATCTTCGGGAGTTACAGGTCCGGTATGATTGATTACGCCGTCGAGAACAATTCGGATGCCTTTTTCGTGTGCTTTTTTTACCAGATTCGCAAGATCTTCTTTAGTTCCAAAATTTGGATCTAAAGCAGTCCAGTCTCTTGCCCAATAACCATGAAAACCATAACTAAGACCAGTTCCTTCGTCAACTCCATCATGAATTTGCTCTACAATTGGCGTAAGCCAAATCGCATTGATTCCTAGTTTTTCGAAATAACCGGATTCAATTTTCTTGGTAATTCCAATGATATCTCCACCTTCAAAACCACGGAGTTTTCCCGGAGTTTTGGTTCGGTTGAAGTTTAAATCGTTAGAAGGATTTCCGTTATAAAAACGATCGGTAAGTAAAAAGTAAACATTTGCTCCTTCCCATACGAAAGGCGTTTTCGAAGTATTTTCGTGATTCATTGTAACTGATTTAGAGCCAGAACAACTCGTGATTAAGAATACTAAAGATAAAAAAAGGAAAGTGTATTTTTTCATTTATTCTAAATTTAACAAGCATTTATAATTTGACTAATAAAAAAATTCCGCCACGAATTCACGAATTTATTTCTTCAATAAGATGGTAAATAATAATTCGTGAATTCGTGGCGGAAAAACTTTGTGTAGACGCACTGCTGTGCGCCTCTACAATACATACTGTCGCAAACAATATTGCGAACTTTGCGCTTGTCCTTGCGAACTTTGCGGTTAAGCTTTATTCCAATTCTAAAACCACTGCTGATTTTGGTTCTAAAGTAATTTCAGAAGCTAAATCGAATGTTTTTCCTGTGATAACATCTTTTCCGGATTTAAAGTTTTTGATGTTTTCTTTAAAGCGATTTGTTTTGATAGTTTGTTCTTTTGCATTGTTATTAAAAACGACCATTACGGTTTTTGCATCGGTATATCTAAAATAAACATAAGTGTTGTTTTCCGGAATATAATGTGTCATTTTCCCGAAGTGAACGGCTTCATTCGATTTTCTCCAAGTGAATAATTTAGAAGTAAAATCAAAGAATTTGGCTTGTTCAGCATTTCTTCCTGCTGCGGTAAATGCGTTGTTTTTGTCGCCATTCCATCCGCCTGGAAAATCCTGACGAATATCTGCATCGCCTTTGCCTTTATCGCCGCCCATTCCAATTTCTGAACCATAATACAATTGCGGAATTCCACGAATCGTTGCTAATAAAGTCATGGCAAGTTTGTATTTTGGAAAATCATATTTAAAGTTATGATTCATACGATCTGTGTCATGATTTTCGGCAAAAACCAAAATACTATTTGGGTTTGGATATAAATAATCCATTGCAAAATTGTTGTAGAATTTAATCAATCCGTTATCCCAGCTTGGTTCATTTTCATTGAAAGCAGAATTGATTTGATCTTGCAAAGTAAAATCCATTACAGTTGGTAAATTCGAATTGTAATTTTCGATCGCACCAATTTTACTGTCTTTTTGCCAAAAAGCTAAACTCGCCTGATTGTGCATCCAGATTTCACCTACAATATTAAAATTAGGATATTCGTTTGTAATCGATTTTGCCCAATTTGCCATTGCAGTTTTATCAGAATAATTATAAGTGTCTACTCTGAATCCGTCAAGGTTAGCAAATTCAATCCACCAAATAGCATTTTGCGTTAAGTATTTTGCAACTAGAGGATTTCTTAAATTCAAGTCCGGCATTGAAGGAACGAACCAACCGTCAACACAAACTTCCTGATCTATTTTGGATGCATGAGTATCTGGAATTACTTCACGTCTGTGGTGCGTTTGTGTGAAATTTTCGAATTGATTGAACCATGTTTTAGTCGGGATATCACTCATCATCCAGTGTGTAATTCCCCAGTGATTGGTAACATAATCCATGACCAATTTCATGTCTTTTTTGTGCATTTCTGCCGAAAGACGTGCATAATCGTCATTGGTTCCGTAACGCGGATCTATTTTGTAAACATCAGATTGTCCGTAAGTGTGATACGAATGTTGTTTGTCGTTGTCTTCGCATAAAGGCGTGCTCCAGATTGTGGTTGCGCCAAGTGACGAAATATAATCAAGGTTTTTGATAATTCCTTCGATATCGCCGCCGTGACGACCGCTTGGATCCTGACGATTTCCTTTTTCTGTTAAAGAAGCATTGCTATCGTTTTTAGGATTTCCGTTAGCAAAACGATCCGGCATGATTAAGTAAATCATATCCGATGCATCGTAACTTTTTCTATCTGCCGAATTTGCTCTTCTTTCTTTAAGGGAATATTTCTGTGTAAAGGCAACTTTGTTTTTGGTTTTGAAAGAGAAAACCAATTCAGAAGCTTTTAGGTTTTGCGTATCAATTGTAACGAAAAGGTAGTTTGGATTTTCGGTTTTTTCTACATTTTTAATCACCACATTATTAGAAACAGAAGCTTCATATTGTGCGATATTTTTTCCGTAGAACATAATTTGTAGTTCCGGATTTTTCATTCCGGCGTACCAAAATGGCGGTTCTACTTTCTGGATTTGCGCTTTCGCGGAAGCAGAAAAAAGCAAAACCATTAAAATTAATTTATAGATATAGTGGTTTATTTTTAGGTTGTTCATAATAGTTTTAAGGTTTATTATAAATATCTGAAAGGTTGATTTCGCTAATATTTATAGTGTTCTTTAATTTTTTTGAGATTAACCTCGAAAAAACTCTTAAGAATGTTTTAGTCACAGGGAATTCCAAATAGATCTAAACCATTCACCCAGAATTTTTTTATAGGTTTATCTTTTTTTACGATATAGATTGTTCTTCCGGGGAAATTACATTTGCTTTTATCAGGATATTTTCCCCACATAAAATCATCGTTATACGCAAAATAAGCATCTCCAACATTGGCAAATATTTTTGTTTTAATGCCGTCTTTATAATCATAGTTTTTGCTTTCCTTTTCTTCAAATGCCCTTACTTTTTTCTCAATATCAAAATAGTTGTTCTGATAGTTTATTTTTAATAACTGTTTTGAGCAAATAACAGGTTTCCCGTTTTTAGCGGTGTCAAAATTTTCAATTGGAAAAGCAATAATATTGGTTCGGCATTCATCAAGTCCGCAAACTACGTTGTTGATCGTTACTTTCGAAAATCCCTTTGTACCATAAACGTAATAACTCTTATCGGCAATCTTTTTAATCTCACGTTCTAATGTTTTACTTTTAATAAGTTTGAAACTTCCTAACGTATCGTAATATTCAAAGTTTCGGACTTTAGTAGTGTCTTGTTCTAAAACATTGTATAAAGAATCTTTGGCATTTACCTGATTGAAAATTTTATCAAATTCAGCTCCTTTATAAGTTTCTTCCTCATTAAGATTCACCACAATTGCGGTTGTTGTTTTTGATAAATTATAAACACAAAAAAGCGTTTTATCGATATCAATTTTATCTAAAGAGTCTGACTTTTTATTTTCGGTACTTGGTTTAAGGATTTTTTCGTTTTTCTGATTGCAGGAAAGAAGTAGAAGGCTTAAAAATAAACTTATAACGTTTTTCATTTTATATTGATTTGATTAATGCAATTTAAATTTCCGTTATCGTTTTGGAAACCTTGCAATCCAAATATAGCAATCTTAAAAAAAAGACAAGTAATTTTGGGGAAAATCACTTGTCTTTGAAAAAATTATTTAGTTTCGATAATGCTTATTGCATAACCTCCGCCAGGAGCAGATAACTGCGATAATTTTGATTTATTTGTTACTGCAATTTTCTTGATAGTATAAGCTTGCGGATTTGTTTTGTAATGCGCATCTTTTGCATCAGCATAAATTGTAGCGGTATATTTTTTACCTTTTTCAAGGAAACTGAAATCGATGTTTGATGTACGAGGAGTTTCTCCGTTTACGTTTCCTACGAACCAATTGTTTGTTCCTTTTGCTTTACGGGCAACCGTGATATAATCTCCTGGTTCAGCCTCGATATATTTACTTTCTGACCAATCTACAGCGACATCTTTAATGAATTGGAATGCATCTGGAAAACGGTTGTAATTCTCCGGAGTATCAGCTGCCATTTGCAACGGGCTATACATTGTAACGTATAATGCTAATTGATTACAAATTGTACTGTTTACATGAGATTTGTTATCAGGATTCATTTTGCTGATATCCATTTCGAAGATTCCAGGGGTGTAATCCATTGGTCCGCCAATTAAACGTGTAAATGGTAAAACGGTAACGTGATTTGGTTTAGAACCCCCAAAAGCTTGGTATTCTGTTCCTCTTGCAGCTTCGTTTCCAATTAAGTTAGGATACGTTCTGCAAATTCCAGTTGGACGAACTGCTTCGTGAGCATTCACCATAATTTTATAATCAGCTGCTTTTTCAATTGCATATTGATAATGGTTTACAATCCATTGATCGTAGTGGTTTTCACCACGAGGCAAAATATCGCCAACATATCCGCTTTTTACAGCGTCATATCCGTTGTCTTTCATGAATTGGTACGCTTTGTCCATATGACGCTCGTAGTTACGAACTGAACCTGAAGTTTCATGGTGCATGATGATTTTTACACCTTTAGATTTTGCGTATTCGTGCAAACCTTTTACATCAAAATCAGGATAAGGTGTTACGAAATCAAAAACATAATCTTTTGAATGTCCAAACCAGTCTTCCCAACCTTCGTTCCAACCTTCGACTAAAACGGCGTCGAAACCATTTGCAGCAGCAAAATCAATGTATTTTTTTACGTTAGCATTGTTTGCTCCGTGCGTTCCGCTTGGTTTTGCTTTTGAAAAATCAGAAACTCCCAATTGTACCGTTGGGAAATCGTTTGTGTATGACCAAGTGCTTTTTCCTGTAATCATTTCCCACCAAACCCCAACGTATTTTACTGGTTTAATCCAAGAAGTATCGTCAATTTTTGATGGATCATTTAAGTTTAAAGTCATTTTTGAAGCTAAGATTTCTGTAGCATTATCGCTTACCATAATCGTTCTCCAAGGCGAGTGACTTGGCGCTTGCATATATCCTTTATCTCCTTTTGCATCTGGCGTTAACCAAGATTCGAAAATCATGTTTTTGTCATCAAGATTCAAGTGCATACAAGAATAGTTGATCAAAGCTGCTTCGTGCAAGTTGATGTAGATTCCGTCAGCAGTTTTTAACATCAAAGAAGTCTGAACTCCTGTTGGTGAAAAGTTCTTTTGAGAAACATTTGCTGTATATGCTTTTTGAGATAATCCTCTAATTTCAGATAATTTAGATTTTGTATAATCGTATTCCTGAGTATCATAATCTCCCGGAATCCAGAAAGCTGTGTGATCTCCAGCCATTGCAAACTGAGTTCTTTCTTCTTTGATTACGAAATAAGTAAGATTCTTTTGAGCCGGAAATTCATATCTAAATCCAAGTCCGTCATCAAATAAACGGAAACGAATTATGATTTGTCTGTCAGTTCCTTTTTGATTTAAAGTAACCGCCAATTCATTATAGTGATTTCTAATATTGTCTACTTCACCCCAAACCGGTTTCCAGTTTTCGTCAAAAGTCGATGTTTTTGTGTCTACAACTGTAAAATCATTCAATAAAGATTTTTTGTCATCTTTAAGTTCAAGACCTAATTTACTGGTTTTTACAACTTCTTTATTTTTGTATTTTAAATTGTAAGTTGGAGTTCCGTCATTTTGAAGCGAAAATTCCATTACGAACTTTCCTTCGGGAGATTTTAATTGTTGCGCTTTTGCAATCGAGCTAAAAGCAAACAAGATTAAACTTGCGAAAAATAAGTTTTTCATGTTTTTTAGTTTTAAGGGTATTGTAATTTAATTTATTTGTACAAATTTACTTGCAATTACAGGATTTCCGTTAACGACAATTGTTAAATCCTGTTCGCCATCTACTGTAAAAGTGGTTTCGTTGTGATTTACAGCAACTTTCAGAATTTGATTTCTAAAGTTGATTTTAAACGAATAACCTTTCCATTCTTTTGGAATTTTTGGAGCAAAATGAAGCTGATCATTTTTCACACGCATTCCGCCAAAACCTTCTACAATACTCATCCAAGTTCCGGCCATTGAAGTTATGTGACAACCTTCTTCGACTTCTTTATTATAATCGTCAAGATCAAGACGAGAAGTTCTTAAATAGAAAGTATATGCCATATCCATTTTGTCCAGATGTGCAGCCTGAATCGAGTGCACGCAAGGCGAAAGTGAACTTTCATGAACCGTAAATGATTCATAAAATTCGAAATTTCGTTTTAATTCTTCTTTAGAAAAATGATCTTCGAAGAAATAAAAACATTGCAAAACATCGGCTTGTTTGATGTAAGGCGAACGTAAAACTCGATCCCAAGACCATTTCTGGTTGATTGGTCTTTGCGATTTATCTAAGTCTTTTACAGGAACTAAATCTTTGTCTAAGAAACCGTCTTGTTGTAAATAAATACCTAATTCCTTAGAAGTAGGGAAGTACATATCGTCAGCCACTTTTTTCCATTCCTGAATTTCATTAGCCGAAAGGGTTACTTTTTCTAATACACGTTTGTGATCTGCAGGATATTCTGTTGCAACTTTATTAATTTGTTCTGTTGCATAATCAATACACCATTTTGCAATATAATTGGTGTAGAAATTATTGTTGATGTTGTTTTCGTATTCGTTTGGACCTGTAACTCCAAGAATCACATATTGATTTTTCTCTTTAGAGAAAGAAGCTCTTTGGTGCCAGAAACGTGCAATTCCAATTAAAACTTCCAGACCTTTTTCAGGAATATAAGAGTAATCTCCGGTGAAACGATAATAGTTATAAATCGCAAATGCAATCGCACCATTTCTGTGAATTTCTTCATGTGTGATTTCCCATTCGTTATGGCATTCTTCTCCATTCATGGTAACCATTGGATACAAAGCCGCGCCATTTTTGAAGCCTAAATTGTCTTTGGCATTTTCGATCGCTTTATCCAATTGATTGAAACGATACGTCAATAAGTTTCTCGCAACTTGCTGATCTTTTGTCGCCATATAAAACGGAATGCAATATGCCTCAGTATCCCAATAAGTTGATCCGCCGTATTTTTCTCCTGTAAAACCTTTTGGTCCAATATTCAAACGAGAATCTTTTCCTAAATAAGTTTGGTTCAATTGAAAAATGTTGAAACGAATTCCTTGTTGTGCTTTTACATCGCCATCGATTGTAATATCTGACATTTCCCAGATTTTACTCCAAGCCTCAATTTGATTTTGAAGTAAAGTATCGTATCCTAAATTAACGGCAGCTTTTATTGCTTTTTCGGCTGCAGCCAAAGTGTTTTCGTGGTTTAAAGAAACAGTATAACCACCAATTTTCTGAATTGATGAGGTTTGTCCTTTTGCGATAATCGTTCCGTAAGTAAACTGAACTTTATCTGTTGTTGAATCGATTGTTGAAGGTGAAATATTTACGTTTTCTCCATTTGCAAAAATCGTATTGTGCATGAAAGTCGTAACTTTAAAATGCGTTTTGAAAGTTTGCGCGGTTACAAAAGCGTCACTATTTGATTTTTTTACTTCTAATGGTTCCCAGAATTTTTCTTCCCAGTTTGCATCTTCGTTCGTTACACCAGCGTCAATATAAGGTTTGTAAACGATCTTGGCGTCTTTGTTTAAAGGCGTAATTTCGTATTTGATAATTCCTGCTTCATCCAGATCCAAAGAAAGAAAACGACGAACGTTTACCGCAATTTCGGTTCCGTTTTTCAACGTAGCTTCAAAAGAACGATTGTACCAACCTTCTTTCATATTCAATTCTCTGCGAAAGTTTTTAACTTCGGTACAAGTATTTAAATCTAAGTTTTCTTCGTTGATTTCTACGTCAATTCCAATCCAGTTTGGAGCGTTTAATACTTTCGCAAAATATTTTGGATATCCATTTTTCCACCAACCCACTTTGGTTTTATCCGGATAATAAATTCCTGCGATGTAACTTCCCTGAAAAGTTTCACCAGAATAGGTTTCTTCAAAATTGGCGCGTTGTCCCATCGCACCGTTTCCGATACTAAAAAGACTTTCGGACGATTTTACTCGTTCGGCATCAAATCCTTCTTCAATGATGGACCAGTTGTCCGGTTTTATATAATCTTGATTCATTTGTTCAATTAGATAATGTGGCAATTTGATAATGTGTCAATTTGAAAATGTGCCAATTTGATAATTAAATAATTATTTGTTTTGGGTTATTTCTAATTTTATTTTATCCTTAATTGCTCGTTGTTTTACTATTTTACTTTTTTAATTAGATGATTTATATTTTTAAATTATCCGTTTGATTTGTGACAATTAGTCAATTAAATAATTCCAGTTTAGGAAATTATCTCATTTTCTAATTGATAAGTTTCTCGATAAAACTTGAGTCGATTTCGGTAAAATCTTTAAAAATATAATCAGCTTCATGCAAAATTGTTTCCTCACCAATTCCCACACTTACCATTTCTGCAATATTTGCTGCCTGAATTCCGGCAACAGAGTCTTCAAATACGATTGAATTTTTTGGATCAATTTTTAATAATTGAGCCGCTTTTAAGAAAACTTCCGGATCTGGTTTGGCATTGGTAACGTCGTTTCCGTCAACAATAACATCGAAATACGAAAGGATTCCTGTTTTTTCAAGGATTGGTCGGGCATTTTTACTCGCTGAACCTAACGCAATTCCTTGGTTTTTTTCTTTTAATAGTTGTAGAATTTTAAGTACTCCTGGAAGAATCTCGCTTTCGTCCATGTCAACTAAATAAGATAAGTAATCTTCATTTTTTTGAATCAACCATTTGTCTTTGTCTTCTTGTGAAGCCTGAACATTTCCTAATTCAAGAATTATATCTAACGAACGCACGCGACTTACTCCTTTTAGTAATTCGTTGTTTTCGAGTGTAAAATTTATATTTAATGCTTTTGCAATTTTCTGCCAAGCTAAAAAGTGGTATTTAGCGGTGTCAACGATCACTCCATCAAGATCGAAGATGAATGCTTTTTTATTATTCATGAATTTCAATTTTAGTTCTGCTATTTACTCTAAGGGTAAGTAATCCGGCAAATATCATAGATACTCCTCCGATAATTAAGGCGTATATTGGTTCGTTATGAAAGAATTGTTTAATTACAAAACCTAATATAGTGGCGGCAACAATTTGTGGTATTACGACAAAAAAGTTAAAAACGCCCATATAATAACCCATTTTTGCTGCCGGTAAAGCGCCGGATAACATGGCATAAGGCATTGATAAAATACTTGCCCATGCAATACCAACTCCCAACATTGGAAGTATTAGCATTTGTTTATCACCAATAAAATAAATCGAAATTAAACCAACACCTCCAGCGCATAATGCGATTAAATGTGTTACT
This genomic interval carries:
- a CDS encoding glycerophosphodiester phosphodiesterase family protein, with translation MLKIGHRGAGYEPENTLKAFQKALELNADGIELDVHLSADGHIVVIHDETIDRTTNGKGFVNTLSLSELKSFLIDGKLEIPTLIEVFDLIDKKCLINVELKGVGTASKVVALIEEYISDKNWNYENFIISSFEWIFLEEVHNLNPKIAIGVLTEEDLDKALAFAEGIKASAINPDYQLLTLENTKKIQEKGFQVLPWTVNTAEDIQKIKSYNVDGIISDFPDKL
- a CDS encoding alpha-amylase family glycosyl hydrolase, whose protein sequence is MKKYTFLFLSLVFLITSCSGSKSVTMNHENTSKTPFVWEGANVYFLLTDRFYNGNPSNDLNFNRTKTPGKLRGFEGGDIIGITKKIESGYFEKLGINAIWLTPIVEQIHDGVDEGTGLSYGFHGYWARDWTALDPNFGTKEDLANLVKKAHEKGIRIVLDGVINHTGPVTPEDPVWPSDWVRTGVVCDYKSFENTTMCTLVENLPDVRTESTQEVELPPFLIEKWKKEGRYEKEIASLDEFFKRTNYPRTPKYYIIKWLTDYITEFGVDGYRGDTVKHTDENVWSDFKKECDYAFETWKKNHPKEVLDQNPFYTIAEVYGYGISGGQDYDFGDRKVNYFQNGFNSMINFEFKWNAAQNNYEGLFSKYSNALNNDLKGYSVLNYMSSHDDGQPFDANRVKGIEAGTKLLLSPGMSQVYYGDESSRSLVIEGTQGDATLRSNMNWDDIQNNSEVQKTLLHWQKLGQFRRNHPAVGAGIHTQISSEPYVFSRRFSKETFEDKVVIGLDLPKGKKELPVNSIFQNGTKLRDTYSNQEAEVIDGKVTIDSDFDVVLLEKI
- a CDS encoding glycoside hydrolase family 13 protein gives rise to the protein MNNLKINHYIYKLILMVLLFSASAKAQIQKVEPPFWYAGMKNPELQIMFYGKNIAQYEASVSNNVVIKNVEKTENPNYLFVTIDTQNLKASELVFSFKTKNKVAFTQKYSLKERRANSADRKSYDASDMIYLIMPDRFANGNPKNDSNASLTEKGNRQDPSGRHGGDIEGIIKNLDYISSLGATTIWSTPLCEDNDKQHSYHTYGQSDVYKIDPRYGTNDDYARLSAEMHKKDMKLVMDYVTNHWGITHWMMSDIPTKTWFNQFENFTQTHHRREVIPDTHASKIDQEVCVDGWFVPSMPDLNLRNPLVAKYLTQNAIWWIEFANLDGFRVDTYNYSDKTAMANWAKSITNEYPNFNIVGEIWMHNQASLAFWQKDSKIGAIENYNSNLPTVMDFTLQDQINSAFNENEPSWDNGLIKFYNNFAMDYLYPNPNSILVFAENHDTDRMNHNFKYDFPKYKLAMTLLATIRGIPQLYYGSEIGMGGDKGKGDADIRQDFPGGWNGDKNNAFTAAGRNAEQAKFFDFTSKLFTWRKSNEAVHFGKMTHYIPENNTYVYFRYTDAKTVMVVFNNNAKEQTIKTNRFKENIKNFKSGKDVITGKTFDLASEITLEPKSAVVLELE
- a CDS encoding glycoside hydrolase family 97 protein; translation: MKNLFFASLILFAFSSIAKAQQLKSPEGKFVMEFSLQNDGTPTYNLKYKNKEVVKTSKLGLELKDDKKSLLNDFTVVDTKTSTFDENWKPVWGEVDNIRNHYNELAVTLNQKGTDRQIIIRFRLFDDGLGFRYEFPAQKNLTYFVIKEERTQFAMAGDHTAFWIPGDYDTQEYDYTKSKLSEIRGLSQKAYTANVSQKNFSPTGVQTSLMLKTADGIYINLHEAALINYSCMHLNLDDKNMIFESWLTPDAKGDKGYMQAPSHSPWRTIMVSDNATEILASKMTLNLNDPSKIDDTSWIKPVKYVGVWWEMITGKSTWSYTNDFPTVQLGVSDFSKAKPSGTHGANNANVKKYIDFAAANGFDAVLVEGWNEGWEDWFGHSKDYVFDFVTPYPDFDVKGLHEYAKSKGVKIIMHHETSGSVRNYERHMDKAYQFMKDNGYDAVKSGYVGDILPRGENHYDQWIVNHYQYAIEKAADYKIMVNAHEAVRPTGICRTYPNLIGNEAARGTEYQAFGGSKPNHVTVLPFTRLIGGPMDYTPGIFEMDISKMNPDNKSHVNSTICNQLALYVTMYSPLQMAADTPENYNRFPDAFQFIKDVAVDWSESKYIEAEPGDYITVARKAKGTNNWFVGNVNGETPRTSNIDFSFLEKGKKYTATIYADAKDAHYKTNPQAYTIKKIAVTNKSKLSQLSAPGGGYAISIIETK
- a CDS encoding glycoside hydrolase family 65 protein → MNQDYIKPDNWSIIEEGFDAERVKSSESLFSIGNGAMGQRANFEETYSGETFQGSYIAGIYYPDKTKVGWWKNGYPKYFAKVLNAPNWIGIDVEINEENLDLNTCTEVKNFRRELNMKEGWYNRSFEATLKNGTEIAVNVRRFLSLDLDEAGIIKYEITPLNKDAKIVYKPYIDAGVTNEDANWEEKFWEPLEVKKSNSDAFVTAQTFKTHFKVTTFMHNTIFANGENVNISPSTIDSTTDKVQFTYGTIIAKGQTSSIQKIGGYTVSLNHENTLAAAEKAIKAAVNLGYDTLLQNQIEAWSKIWEMSDITIDGDVKAQQGIRFNIFQLNQTYLGKDSRLNIGPKGFTGEKYGGSTYWDTEAYCIPFYMATKDQQVARNLLTYRFNQLDKAIENAKDNLGFKNGAALYPMVTMNGEECHNEWEITHEEIHRNGAIAFAIYNYYRFTGDYSYIPEKGLEVLIGIARFWHQRASFSKEKNQYVILGVTGPNEYENNINNNFYTNYIAKWCIDYATEQINKVATEYPADHKRVLEKVTLSANEIQEWKKVADDMYFPTSKELGIYLQQDGFLDKDLVPVKDLDKSQRPINQKWSWDRVLRSPYIKQADVLQCFYFFEDHFSKEELKRNFEFYESFTVHESSLSPCVHSIQAAHLDKMDMAYTFYLRTSRLDLDDYNKEVEEGCHITSMAGTWMSIVEGFGGMRVKNDQLHFAPKIPKEWKGYSFKINFRNQILKVAVNHNETTFTVDGEQDLTIVVNGNPVIASKFVQIN
- the pgmB gene encoding beta-phosphoglucomutase; the protein is MNNKKAFIFDLDGVIVDTAKYHFLAWQKIAKALNINFTLENNELLKGVSRVRSLDIILELGNVQASQEDKDKWLIQKNEDYLSYLVDMDESEILPGVLKILQLLKEKNQGIALGSASKNARPILEKTGILSYFDVIVDGNDVTNAKPDPEVFLKAAQLLKIDPKNSIVFEDSVAGIQAANIAEMVSVGIGEETILHEADYIFKDFTEIDSSFIEKLIN